A single Notoacmeibacter ruber DNA region contains:
- a CDS encoding carbohydrate ABC transporter permease, translating to MGLYLLFLLLPIYWLLNMSLKTNQEILSTFTLIPLRPTLDNYATILTDPSWYMGYVNSMIYVVMNTAISITVALPAAYAFSRYSFMGDKHLFFWLLTNRMAPPAVFALPFFQLYSSIGLFDTHIAVALAHCLFNVPLAVWILEGFMRGVPREIDETAYIDGYSFPRFFIKIFMPLIASGIGVAAFFCFMFSWVELLLSRTLTSVDAKPIAATMTRTVGAAGVDWGVLAAAGVLTIIPGALVIYFVRNYIAKGFALGRV from the coding sequence ATGGGGCTCTACCTTCTGTTCCTTTTGCTGCCGATCTACTGGCTGCTGAACATGAGCCTGAAGACCAATCAGGAGATTCTGTCGACCTTCACGCTGATTCCGCTAAGGCCAACGCTCGACAATTACGCGACCATTCTGACTGACCCGTCCTGGTATATGGGTTACGTCAATTCGATGATTTACGTGGTCATGAACACGGCCATCTCGATTACGGTCGCATTGCCCGCTGCCTATGCCTTCTCGCGCTACAGCTTCATGGGCGACAAGCATCTGTTCTTCTGGCTTCTGACGAACCGGATGGCGCCGCCGGCGGTCTTCGCATTGCCCTTCTTCCAGCTCTATTCGTCGATTGGTCTCTTCGACACCCATATCGCCGTCGCCCTCGCGCACTGCCTCTTCAACGTGCCGCTCGCGGTCTGGATTCTGGAAGGCTTCATGCGCGGCGTGCCGCGCGAGATCGACGAGACGGCCTACATTGACGGCTATTCCTTCCCGCGCTTTTTCATCAAGATCTTCATGCCGCTGATCGCAAGCGGTATCGGCGTCGCGGCCTTCTTCTGCTTCATGTTCTCATGGGTCGAACTGCTGCTGAGCCGCACGCTGACATCCGTCGATGCCAAGCCGATTGCCGCCACCATGACGCGCACCGTCGGCGCGGCGGGGGTCGACTGGGGGGTGCTGGCCGCCGCAGGCGTCCTCACCATCATCCCCGGCGCTCTCGTCATCTATTTCGTTCGCAACTACATCGCCAAGGGCTTTGCCCTCGGGCGGGTCTAG
- a CDS encoding DUF2160 domain-containing protein, with translation MQWMAWTIPTVIFFASIAALLLVFTALAIRYPETPRHGVLGMETTRGDRLFIALLAAAFVNLAWLGLTDLSQWWGLVISLIVALPIFRWV, from the coding sequence ATGCAATGGATGGCCTGGACTATACCGACAGTCATCTTCTTCGCTTCGATCGCGGCGCTATTGCTTGTCTTTACCGCGCTTGCGATCCGCTACCCGGAAACGCCGCGCCACGGCGTTCTCGGAATGGAGACGACGCGTGGCGACCGCTTGTTCATCGCGCTTCTGGCGGCCGCTTTCGTCAACCTTGCCTGGCTGGGTCTGACAGACCTCAGCCAATGGTGGGGGCTCGTAATCAGCCTCATCGTCGCATTGCCAATTTTCCGTTGGGTGTAG
- a CDS encoding ABC transporter substrate-binding protein gives MKNAFKTTTALAFLAGAMASPAFAGMEEAQQFLDNEIGDVSTLSREEQEQEMQWFIDAAKPFEGMEIKVVSETITTHEYESQVLAPAFTAITGIQVTHDLIGEGDVVEKLQTQMQSGQNIYDAYVNDSDLIGTHWRYQQARNLTEWMDGEGKDVTNPNLDLDDFIGLDFVTGPDGNLYQLPDQQFANLYWFRYDWFNDEKSKADFKEKYGYELGVPVNWSAYEDIAEFFTGRDMSYIDGSPSSGVYGNMDYGKKDPSLGWRYTDAWMSMAGMGDKGEPNGLPVDEWGIRVNEQSQPVGACVARGGATNSPAAVYAVDKAIEWLQKYAPPAAAGMTFSEAGPVPGQGNIAQQMFLYTTFVAPLVASDAVMNDDGTPKWRLAPSPHGVYWQDGMKIGYQDVGSWTLLKSTPDDRAKAAWLYAQFVDSKTVDVKKSDVGLTFIRESTINSEHFTERAPKLGGLVEFYRSPDRVRWSPTGTNVPDYPKLAQLWWQNIGDAMSGAKSSQEALDKLCADMENVLSRLERAGVQGELGPKLNEEKDPQEWLSQEGAPKAKLENENEEPQTIAYDDLVKRWSSEQSGTSSGDDASMEGDDKTDDAETSAN, from the coding sequence ATGAAAAACGCATTCAAGACGACGACCGCACTGGCCTTTCTGGCAGGTGCGATGGCGAGCCCGGCCTTTGCCGGGATGGAGGAAGCCCAACAGTTTCTCGATAATGAAATCGGGGACGTCAGCACCCTTTCCCGCGAAGAGCAGGAACAGGAGATGCAGTGGTTCATCGATGCGGCCAAGCCTTTCGAAGGCATGGAGATCAAGGTCGTTTCGGAAACCATCACCACCCACGAATATGAAAGCCAGGTGCTTGCGCCGGCCTTCACCGCCATTACCGGCATTCAGGTCACACACGATCTGATCGGTGAGGGCGATGTGGTTGAAAAGCTGCAGACGCAGATGCAGTCGGGCCAGAATATCTATGACGCCTACGTCAACGATTCTGACCTGATCGGTACCCATTGGCGTTACCAGCAGGCCCGCAACCTGACAGAATGGATGGACGGCGAAGGCAAGGACGTCACCAACCCCAATCTCGATCTGGATGATTTCATCGGACTGGACTTCGTGACCGGCCCCGACGGCAATCTCTATCAGCTTCCGGACCAGCAGTTCGCCAATCTCTACTGGTTCCGCTACGACTGGTTCAACGACGAGAAGAGCAAGGCCGATTTCAAGGAAAAATACGGCTATGAACTCGGCGTGCCGGTCAACTGGAGCGCCTACGAAGATATCGCAGAATTCTTCACCGGCCGTGACATGAGCTACATTGATGGCAGCCCGTCTTCCGGCGTCTATGGCAACATGGATTACGGCAAGAAGGACCCGTCCCTCGGGTGGCGCTACACCGATGCGTGGATGTCGATGGCCGGCATGGGCGATAAGGGTGAGCCGAACGGCCTTCCCGTCGACGAATGGGGCATTCGGGTCAATGAGCAGTCACAGCCGGTCGGCGCCTGCGTGGCACGCGGTGGTGCGACCAACAGCCCCGCCGCTGTCTACGCTGTCGACAAAGCCATCGAGTGGTTGCAGAAATATGCGCCGCCCGCGGCTGCCGGTATGACGTTCTCCGAGGCTGGCCCGGTTCCGGGGCAGGGCAACATCGCTCAGCAGATGTTCCTTTACACGACCTTCGTGGCTCCTCTGGTCGCGTCCGATGCGGTCATGAATGACGATGGCACGCCGAAATGGCGCCTGGCTCCCAGCCCGCATGGCGTTTACTGGCAGGACGGCATGAAGATCGGTTATCAGGACGTCGGTTCCTGGACCCTTCTGAAGTCCACGCCGGACGATCGTGCCAAGGCGGCCTGGCTCTACGCTCAGTTCGTCGATTCCAAGACGGTCGACGTCAAGAAGTCCGATGTCGGTCTGACCTTCATTCGCGAAAGCACGATCAATTCGGAGCACTTCACGGAACGCGCCCCGAAGCTTGGTGGCCTTGTCGAATTCTACCGCTCGCCTGACCGCGTTCGCTGGAGCCCGACCGGCACCAACGTTCCGGATTATCCGAAGCTGGCACAGCTGTGGTGGCAGAATATCGGTGACGCAATGTCCGGCGCGAAGTCGTCTCAGGAAGCGCTCGACAAGCTCTGCGCCGATATGGAGAACGTGCTCTCCCGTCTCGAAAGGGCCGGCGTGCAGGGTGAACTCGGTCCGAAGCTGAACGAGGAAAAAGACCCGCAGGAATGGCTCAGCCAGGAAGGCGCTCCGAAAGCCAAGCTTGAGAACGAGAATGAAGAGCCGCAGACCATCGCCTATGACGATCTCGTCAAGCGCTGGTCTTCCGAGCAGTCCGGCACCTCCTCTGGCGATGACGCCTCGATGGAGGGCGACGACAAGACGGACGACGCAGAGACGTCGGCGAACTGA
- a CDS encoding transglutaminase-like cysteine peptidase has product MQSIIKTIAISISVLFFFYGSANARPFMQTVGAANPPLGHAEFCWQAPTECSDREASPKPYPLTQQSWQVILQLNATVNAEVMPLTDWEIWGQEELWSYPQGVGDCEDYVLEKRRRLIEKGVPASTLLITVVLQPNGDGHAVLTIRTDRGDVVLDNLNDRVLPWDQTEYTFLKLQSPYSSAQWNLVDDDRVTVVGAVSR; this is encoded by the coding sequence ATGCAATCTATTATCAAGACGATCGCAATTTCAATATCTGTTTTATTCTTTTTTTACGGCAGTGCCAATGCCCGGCCCTTCATGCAGACCGTCGGCGCTGCCAATCCTCCACTCGGACATGCCGAATTCTGCTGGCAGGCACCCACAGAGTGCAGCGACCGTGAGGCATCGCCCAAGCCCTACCCTCTGACCCAGCAGTCCTGGCAGGTTATCCTTCAGCTGAATGCCACCGTGAATGCGGAAGTCATGCCGCTGACGGATTGGGAGATCTGGGGACAGGAAGAGTTGTGGTCTTATCCGCAAGGCGTCGGTGATTGCGAAGACTATGTTCTGGAGAAACGCCGCCGTCTCATCGAAAAGGGCGTTCCCGCCTCAACCCTTCTGATCACGGTTGTTCTGCAGCCCAATGGAGACGGCCATGCTGTCCTGACGATCCGGACCGATCGCGGCGACGTCGTGCTGGATAATCTAAACGATCGTGTGCTTCCGTGGGACCAGACGGAATACACATTCCTGAAGCTCCAGAGTCCCTACAGCAGCGCGCAGTGGAACCTCGTCGACGATGATCGTGTCACGGTCGTCGGTGCGGTCAGCCGCTAA
- a CDS encoding PilZ domain-containing protein, with amino-acid sequence MDQGLADMSLAQELPMPEKPERRAFQRVHANIYGRFMLEDGSEHACFIVDMSPGSAALRTDMTGEPGEKCICYLDHIGRVEGVVTRSLDDGFAITIIASDRKKDKIASQLTWLANRHELDLPEDRRHARVEPRNPISAMHLDDGRKYKCRIIDLSLSGAAIATEVRPALGTAVTLGTMKGRVIRHFNDGIAIEFIDLAKMA; translated from the coding sequence ATGGACCAAGGCCTAGCAGATATGAGTCTGGCGCAAGAGCTACCGATGCCGGAAAAACCGGAGCGCAGGGCTTTTCAGCGCGTCCATGCCAATATCTATGGCCGTTTCATGCTTGAGGATGGCAGCGAGCACGCCTGCTTCATAGTGGACATGAGCCCAGGTAGCGCCGCGCTCCGCACCGACATGACCGGCGAGCCGGGCGAGAAATGCATCTGCTATCTCGACCACATCGGCCGGGTGGAAGGTGTTGTAACCCGTTCGCTTGATGACGGGTTCGCCATTACGATCATCGCCTCGGATCGGAAGAAGGACAAGATCGCTTCCCAGCTGACATGGCTGGCGAACCGTCATGAACTCGATCTTCCGGAAGACCGACGTCACGCACGTGTCGAACCGCGCAATCCGATTTCCGCGATGCATCTGGACGATGGGCGCAAATATAAATGCCGCATCATCGACCTTTCCCTTTCCGGCGCCGCCATTGCCACGGAGGTGCGTCCGGCACTGGGTACTGCGGTCACGCTGGGCACCATGAAGGGACGCGTTATCCGCCATTTCAATGACGGTATCGCGATCGAATTCATCGATCTGGCGAAAATGGCCTGA
- a CDS encoding PAS domain-containing protein, with protein MRQKNTRDLFLYWNRLRGSDAAPHRNRIEPSDIRTLLPSTFILQRLEDGTIEFRLAGTALCQQFGTELRGTRFQSLFHARDRRMLLRLTDQALSGHAISVISMDGHSKNGSRIGYELLLLPLASEETGKRAFGSAVASSNPYWLGTDPIVEWKLRSVRIIDPERESDLLSQRAQIDVPPLAPSRAAIQEVPAGRKIAHLTVLDGGRND; from the coding sequence ATGCGACAGAAAAACACCCGAGACCTGTTTCTTTATTGGAATCGTCTGCGTGGTTCGGACGCCGCGCCGCACCGGAACAGGATTGAGCCAAGTGATATTCGCACATTGCTGCCGTCGACTTTCATTCTCCAGCGTCTTGAAGATGGAACGATCGAGTTTCGCCTGGCCGGGACGGCCCTTTGCCAGCAGTTCGGCACGGAATTGCGCGGAACCCGTTTCCAGAGCCTGTTTCACGCTCGCGACCGGCGCATGCTGCTTCGCCTGACCGACCAGGCTCTGTCCGGACATGCCATTTCCGTCATCAGCATGGACGGGCACAGCAAGAACGGAAGCCGGATCGGCTACGAGCTTCTGCTTCTGCCTCTGGCCAGCGAGGAGACGGGAAAACGCGCCTTCGGCTCGGCCGTCGCGTCGTCAAACCCGTACTGGCTCGGTACCGATCCTATCGTCGAGTGGAAGCTTCGCTCGGTCCGAATCATCGACCCGGAACGAGAGTCCGACCTTCTCTCCCAGCGGGCACAGATCGACGTTCCTCCGCTTGCTCCGAGCCGAGCCGCCATTCAGGAGGTGCCCGCAGGCCGCAAGATCGCGCATCTGACCGTCCTGGACGGCGGACGCAATGACTGA
- a CDS encoding rhomboid family intramembrane serine protease has product MTDQNASDEQEAGGGAMRSPRPSPWARPNPSDLTDASTHSTDVDQASPRTKEQAVNLAPAVIFFLVLMGAIQAIRSFLLPVPIDNEVLYWFAFVPEIASFGLLGLVHELWAAITYSLLHGGWAHYFMNAVWLAIFGSPLAMRIGFAPFVLFWVVTAFAAAAFHFAIDPYGYSILVGASGSISGMMGAAARLGFRIDRTGQKKAFAGRPMTMREVVRSRTVLGFIMIWLLVNILTGLFVSVGESAIAWQAHIGGFVAGFLILPFFPARLRRGPGI; this is encoded by the coding sequence TTGACCGACCAGAATGCCAGTGATGAACAAGAGGCGGGCGGTGGCGCGATGAGATCGCCGCGGCCGTCACCCTGGGCGCGTCCGAACCCTTCCGACCTCACCGATGCGTCAACGCATTCCACGGACGTGGATCAGGCGTCGCCCCGTACGAAAGAGCAGGCTGTTAACCTGGCTCCGGCCGTCATTTTCTTTCTTGTTCTTATGGGAGCGATCCAGGCGATACGCAGCTTTCTGCTGCCCGTCCCCATCGACAACGAAGTGCTCTACTGGTTTGCCTTCGTTCCAGAAATCGCGTCATTCGGACTGCTTGGCCTCGTCCACGAATTGTGGGCGGCCATCACCTATTCGCTCCTTCATGGCGGCTGGGCCCATTACTTCATGAACGCCGTGTGGCTGGCTATTTTTGGATCGCCTCTGGCGATGCGCATCGGTTTCGCGCCGTTCGTCCTGTTCTGGGTCGTGACGGCCTTTGCGGCGGCGGCGTTTCATTTTGCGATCGACCCCTATGGCTATTCGATTCTTGTGGGGGCTTCCGGTTCGATCAGTGGCATGATGGGGGCCGCTGCGCGCCTCGGCTTCCGTATCGACCGGACCGGCCAGAAGAAGGCGTTTGCCGGCAGGCCGATGACGATGCGAGAAGTGGTTCGGTCTCGCACAGTGCTCGGCTTCATCATGATCTGGCTGCTGGTCAATATTCTGACAGGGCTGTTTGTGTCCGTCGGCGAAAGCGCCATCGCATGGCAGGCCCATATTGGCGGCTTCGTTGCCGGCTTTCTGATCCTTCCCTTTTTCCCGGCCCGACTCCGGCGCGGACCCGGGATCTGA
- a CDS encoding CBS domain-containing protein — MTVRQILEQKGRDVAAFNPETVMRQAIELLAEKGIGALVVLEDNKIVGILSERDVVRAIADHSASALDRPLSDFMTRDVKTCSESSTVEEVMDQMTDGRFRHLPVVDEGQMVGIVSIGDVVKRRIRAAQQEADSLKQYIAS, encoded by the coding sequence ATGACAGTTCGTCAGATTCTCGAACAGAAGGGCCGTGACGTTGCGGCCTTCAATCCTGAGACAGTGATGCGGCAGGCCATCGAACTGTTGGCAGAGAAGGGCATCGGCGCTTTGGTCGTTCTCGAAGACAACAAGATCGTCGGCATCCTCTCCGAAAGGGATGTTGTCCGCGCCATTGCGGATCATAGTGCTTCAGCGCTCGACCGGCCGCTCTCCGACTTCATGACCCGCGATGTGAAGACCTGCAGTGAAAGCAGCACCGTGGAAGAGGTCATGGATCAGATGACGGATGGGCGCTTTCGCCATCTTCCCGTTGTCGACGAAGGCCAGATGGTCGGAATCGTCTCGATCGGCGATGTGGTGAAGCGCCGCATTCGCGCAGCGCAGCAGGAAGCGGATTCGCTCAAGCAGTATATTGCGAGCTAG
- the gatB gene encoding Asp-tRNA(Asn)/Glu-tRNA(Gln) amidotransferase subunit GatB, with protein sequence MAIVDSRTPDEKRFLSGATGDWEIVIGMEVHAQVTSESKLFSGASTSFGSAPNDNVSLVDAAMPGMLPVINDECVRQAVRTGLGLKAKINNRSVFDRKNYFYPDLPQGYQISQFAHPIVGEGTVMISVGPDRQGNFEDVEIGIERLHLEQDAGKSMHDQHPTMSFVDLNRSGVALMEIVSKPDLRSADEAKAYLTKLRTILRYLGTCDGNMDEGSMRADVNVSVRKPGGDFGTRCEIKNVNSIRFVGQAIEYEARRQIALIEDGGVVDQETRLFDPAKGETRSMRSKEEAHDYRYFPDPDLLPLEFDDAFVEALASDLPELPDDKKARLMADAGLSAYDASILVSEKAIADYYEALAKGRDGKQAANWVINDLLGALNKAGQSIEETPVSPDQLGQILDLIKEGTISGKIAKDLFEIVFAEGGEPKQIVEERGMKQVTDTGAIESEVDKVIAANPEKAEQAKEKPSLAGWFVGQVMKATGGKANPQAVNQLVRQKLGVD encoded by the coding sequence ATGGCCATCGTCGATAGCCGAACGCCCGATGAGAAACGCTTCCTGTCGGGAGCGACCGGAGATTGGGAGATCGTGATCGGCATGGAGGTGCACGCCCAGGTCACCTCCGAGAGCAAGCTTTTTTCCGGCGCATCGACCAGTTTTGGCTCGGCTCCGAATGATAATGTCAGTCTGGTGGATGCCGCCATGCCCGGCATGCTGCCGGTGATCAATGATGAATGCGTTCGGCAGGCGGTGCGCACAGGCCTTGGGCTGAAGGCGAAGATCAATAATCGGTCCGTTTTCGACCGTAAGAACTATTTCTATCCGGACCTGCCCCAGGGATACCAGATCAGCCAGTTCGCTCACCCCATCGTTGGGGAAGGCACGGTGATGATTTCGGTCGGTCCAGACCGTCAGGGCAACTTTGAAGATGTCGAGATCGGCATCGAACGGCTGCATCTGGAACAGGATGCGGGCAAGAGCATGCACGATCAGCATCCGACGATGAGCTTTGTCGATCTGAACCGCTCGGGCGTGGCTCTTATGGAGATCGTTTCCAAGCCCGACCTGCGCTCTGCCGATGAGGCCAAGGCCTATCTGACCAAGCTGCGCACCATTCTGCGCTATCTCGGCACTTGCGACGGCAATATGGATGAAGGGTCTATGCGTGCCGACGTGAACGTCTCGGTCCGCAAGCCCGGGGGCGATTTCGGCACGCGCTGCGAGATCAAGAACGTCAATTCGATCCGCTTCGTCGGCCAGGCTATCGAGTATGAAGCACGCCGACAGATCGCCCTGATCGAGGATGGCGGCGTCGTGGATCAGGAGACGCGGCTGTTCGATCCCGCCAAGGGGGAGACCCGATCGATGCGCTCGAAGGAAGAGGCGCATGATTATCGCTACTTCCCGGACCCCGATCTGCTGCCGCTCGAATTTGATGACGCCTTCGTTGAAGCGCTAGCGTCAGACTTGCCGGAACTGCCCGATGACAAGAAGGCGCGGCTGATGGCCGATGCCGGCTTGTCGGCTTATGACGCGTCGATCCTCGTCTCCGAAAAGGCGATCGCCGATTACTACGAGGCTTTGGCCAAGGGCCGGGATGGCAAGCAGGCGGCGAACTGGGTCATCAACGACCTTCTGGGTGCCTTGAACAAGGCTGGCCAGTCGATTGAAGAGACTCCGGTTTCGCCCGACCAACTCGGCCAGATTCTCGATCTGATCAAGGAAGGCACGATCAGCGGCAAGATCGCCAAAGACTTGTTCGAGATCGTCTTCGCAGAGGGGGGCGAACCCAAACAGATCGTCGAAGAACGCGGCATGAAGCAGGTGACCGACACCGGCGCTATCGAGTCGGAAGTCGATAAGGTTATCGCTGCCAACCCCGAAAAGGCTGAACAGGCTAAGGAAAAGCCGTCCCTGGCGGGATGGTTCGTCGGCCAGGTGATGAAGGCGACCGGCGGCAAGGCCAATCCACAGGCTGTGAACCAGCTTGTCCGGCAAAAGCTTGGAGTCGACTAA
- a CDS encoding Glu/Leu/Phe/Val family dehydrogenase, whose product MTQPITEPSFRESVDMHFERAVKRLELSPGLAQKIRVCNSTYTVRFGVRLRGHIHTFTGYRAVHSEHAEPVKGGIRYAAGVNQDEVEALAALMTYKCALVEVPFGGSKGGLCIDPREWSEDELERITRRFASELIKRDLINPSQNVPAPDMGTGEREMAWIADQYRRIHTTDIDALACVTGKPLNAGGIRGRTEATGRGVQFSLQEFFRHPSDVDLAKLEGTLLGKRVVVQGIGNVGFHAAKFLQQEDGCRITGLAEYNGGLFDESGIDVAAAHAYFGEHGSFEGYPKGLFIQNSASLLEADCDILIPAALEGAINLSNADRIRAPLIVEAANGPVTAGADERLRERGVVILPDMYVNAGGVTVSYFEWVKNLSHIRLGRMQRRGEETRHRLLIEEIERATGTQLSDTFKQFYIEGSDELALVRSGLDDTMRVTYQAMREKWHESRKTEPTIDLRTSAYMIAVERIAASYRSLGL is encoded by the coding sequence ATGACCCAGCCGATCACCGAGCCGAGCTTTCGCGAGAGCGTCGACATGCATTTCGAGCGCGCGGTCAAGCGGCTCGAGCTTTCGCCTGGTCTGGCGCAGAAAATCCGTGTCTGCAATTCCACGTATACGGTGCGGTTCGGCGTTAGGCTGAGAGGGCATATTCATACCTTTACCGGGTATCGGGCCGTTCACTCCGAGCATGCAGAGCCGGTCAAGGGCGGTATTCGCTATGCGGCGGGCGTCAATCAGGACGAGGTCGAAGCGCTGGCAGCGCTGATGACCTATAAATGTGCGCTTGTCGAAGTGCCCTTCGGCGGATCGAAAGGCGGGCTCTGCATCGATCCACGGGAGTGGAGCGAGGACGAGCTGGAGCGGATCACCCGCCGCTTCGCCTCCGAATTGATCAAGCGCGATCTCATCAACCCCAGCCAGAACGTGCCGGCGCCCGATATGGGGACGGGTGAACGGGAGATGGCGTGGATCGCCGATCAGTACCGCCGCATCCACACGACGGACATCGATGCTCTCGCTTGCGTGACCGGCAAGCCGCTGAATGCCGGCGGCATCAGGGGCCGGACCGAGGCGACGGGGCGTGGCGTCCAGTTCTCCCTGCAGGAGTTCTTCCGCCATCCATCGGATGTGGATCTCGCCAAGCTCGAAGGGACCCTGTTGGGGAAACGGGTGGTCGTGCAGGGCATCGGTAATGTCGGCTTTCATGCTGCGAAGTTTCTGCAACAGGAAGACGGATGCCGCATTACCGGGCTGGCGGAATATAATGGCGGCCTGTTCGATGAGAGCGGGATCGATGTCGCCGCGGCCCATGCTTACTTCGGCGAGCACGGTAGCTTCGAAGGCTACCCGAAGGGCCTCTTCATCCAGAACTCGGCATCCCTCCTCGAAGCCGATTGCGACATTCTGATACCGGCGGCACTCGAGGGGGCGATCAATCTTTCCAATGCCGATCGTATCCGGGCCCCTCTCATCGTCGAAGCCGCCAACGGCCCCGTTACGGCTGGCGCCGATGAGCGCCTGAGAGAGCGCGGCGTGGTCATCCTGCCTGACATGTACGTCAATGCCGGCGGTGTGACGGTGTCGTATTTCGAATGGGTCAAGAATTTGTCGCACATTCGCCTCGGCCGTATGCAGCGACGTGGCGAAGAGACCCGCCACCGGTTGCTCATCGAGGAAATCGAACGCGCGACCGGCACTCAACTCTCCGATACGTTCAAGCAATTCTATATTGAAGGATCGGACGAACTGGCGCTGGTGCGTTCGGGATTGGATGACACCATGCGCGTCACCTATCAGGCGATGCGCGAGAAATGGCATGAGAGCCGCAAGACGGAGCCGACGATCGACCTTCGGACCAGTGCCTATATGATCGCTGTGGAGAGAATCGCGGCGAGCTATCGTTCGCTCGGACTGTGA
- a CDS encoding GNAT family N-acetyltransferase — MWIRTVDPDDIPEIRSLLERTWHATYDEIYGHERVAALTASWHSESALRKRLNKPYSEFVIADDGEDILGVAFASMGDGGDDRTAFLHQLYVNPDVQGRGAGTALLIEMESAFPAASRMKLEVEEANLKAISFYEKQGYERIGRTENCGVRDSGIPAVIMEKQLD, encoded by the coding sequence ATGTGGATCCGCACCGTTGATCCGGATGATATTCCGGAAATTCGCTCGCTGCTTGAGCGGACCTGGCACGCCACCTATGACGAGATCTATGGTCATGAACGCGTCGCCGCGCTCACTGCGAGTTGGCATTCGGAAAGCGCGCTGCGCAAGCGGCTGAACAAGCCCTATTCCGAGTTCGTGATCGCCGACGATGGTGAGGATATTCTGGGCGTCGCCTTCGCTTCCATGGGCGATGGAGGCGACGACCGAACCGCCTTTCTACATCAGCTCTATGTCAATCCCGACGTGCAGGGCAGGGGCGCTGGAACCGCACTTCTCATCGAGATGGAAAGCGCCTTTCCCGCTGCCAGTCGCATGAAGCTGGAAGTCGAGGAAGCCAATCTGAAAGCTATCAGCTTCTATGAGAAGCAGGGTTACGAGCGGATCGGCCGAACCGAAAATTGCGGCGTGCGCGATAGTGGCATTCCGGCTGTGATCATGGAAAAGCAGCTTGATTGA
- a CDS encoding NADH:ubiquinone oxidoreductase subunit NDUFA12 — translation MSTFLKQFFTWWNGNQLNFRYHLWRHAEKVGEDEFGNVYYQGGKDSEGRPHRYVVYPDISEPSLIPPGWHGWMHHKTDIAPPDSSYEAHEWQKPHRPNLTGTPSAYHPKGSLYNTGERPRVTGDYDAWSPGE, via the coding sequence ATGAGCACATTTCTCAAGCAGTTCTTCACTTGGTGGAACGGCAACCAGCTCAATTTTCGCTATCACCTCTGGCGGCATGCCGAGAAGGTGGGCGAAGACGAGTTCGGCAATGTCTATTATCAAGGCGGAAAGGACTCCGAAGGCCGCCCTCATCGCTACGTCGTCTATCCCGATATTTCGGAGCCGTCTCTGATCCCTCCCGGCTGGCACGGCTGGATGCATCACAAGACGGATATTGCGCCGCCGGATTCGTCCTACGAAGCGCACGAGTGGCAGAAGCCGCACCGACCCAATCTGACAGGAACGCCGTCCGCCTACCATCCCAAGGGCTCGCTCTATAATACGGGCGAACGGCCGCGCGTGACGGGCGACTACGATGCCTGGTCGCCGGGCGAATAA
- a CDS encoding DUF2155 domain-containing protein, translated as MGAEVSEPAPAVEDKPVKNKVAVFTGIDKITGRIHHFDVMIDETVQFGALLVTPRVCINRPESLEPKTDSFVEIDEMTLDRKVRRIFTGWMFAESPGLNAVEHAVYDVWLKSCKQDSDDVAAAGDDSAAEGGAGESR; from the coding sequence ATGGGCGCCGAGGTGAGTGAGCCGGCCCCGGCGGTCGAGGACAAGCCGGTCAAGAACAAGGTCGCTGTATTTACGGGGATCGACAAAATCACCGGTCGGATCCACCATTTCGACGTGATGATCGATGAGACCGTTCAGTTCGGCGCTCTGCTGGTCACGCCCCGGGTTTGCATCAACCGACCCGAAAGCCTTGAACCCAAGACCGACAGCTTCGTCGAGATCGACGAAATGACCTTGGATCGGAAGGTGCGCCGGATCTTTACCGGCTGGATGTTTGCCGAGAGTCCTGGCCTCAACGCCGTGGAGCACGCGGTCTATGATGTCTGGCTGAAATCCTGCAAGCAGGATAGCGACGATGTGGCCGCCGCGGGCGATGACAGTGCGGCCGAGGGTGGTGCAGGCGAAAGCCGCTAA